From Malaya genurostris strain Urasoe2022 chromosome 2, Malgen_1.1, whole genome shotgun sequence:
atcaacggtttaacggctagagaattaagttcacgtttttgtcgattcaaaccactgtgcatggGGCTGATGCTTGtagtttttctctaattttcacatattaccatgtaactccggaaccggaagtccgatctaaatgaaattcaatagcaggcgctATGGCatcattagacctttcatttgaatcttagtttgtgaaaatcggttcaaccatctccgagaaaagtgagtgcatattagaCTAGCTGTttttgagaaacaaatttataagGAATTTTTGCTTagaccattttcaaatgttagACCACATGAAAAATTGTACACCGATAATATAAATTGTCCTTTTTGGTCATAAAGAATACTTTTACAAAAATtggattaataaaaaatataaattggaAGGAACACATAAACATATTTCAAGAGATTTCAgttaaaagaaacttcgccaCGCAGAACTTTTGATTAGGATTTAAAATTCATCTGTCAAAATTAACTTCAAAGAGTAACGATCAAACCCATGATAATAATCGAAAAAAGGTAACTCTATTTTCCGTTGAGTCCGAAGTCAACGTCGCTAGGGAAAATAAGCTCTGTAAAGCAAATAAGCGATGCGATTTTCCCTTATTCAAGTGAAAATTCCTTGAAAATTTTAGGTTGATTGAAATTCCTTGATTTCCCAGAATTTTCTCGGGAATTCATAGCCTGATATTTGTTGCAATCAAACATCATGGAACTCTACATAAACGTTATCGAAATAGCTCTTACCGTAGCGATTCCTTGTACTTGTGCGGTTGTTCCATCCGGAAGTGTGATGATAGGATTGTTGGGGTCCACCTGGATTATAGACATGGTTCCATCggcattttgaattgtttgcagCACTGTGTGCGTGTACTGTAAAACAAGAAAGAATTGAAAATTGTAGTATTCTGTAGTATCGTCCAAATTAAGCTTTCATCATGCCAAATCAAACTGCCTTatgtcagaaaataaaaatcacaaaacCTTCAATCAATCTACATAAAATATTAAAGTACGGTTAATCGGATCGAAACATATTCGAAACGGCAAGAAAATCATAAAGCAGATCAAACACTCAACTATAGCAAATAAACCGATGGAACTgaaaggcacaacatcaatagTCTGTAGCAAAAGGGATTAGTACGAACATCCACATCGCTTAGCGCCATCGAGTCGAGGCAAACCTGCGCGTTCAGGGTCTGCGTTGGTGATGACTGGGTCTGAATTTGAATTGTCCCGTCCGAGATCTCCTTGATGATCTGCGTTTGGGGCACGCTCGTCGTTATCGTCCCACTCGGCTGGTGCTGGATGACAATGTGCTGACCGGTGTTGCTGCTACTGGCAATGGAGTTGCCTCCGGTTGTGGTTGTGATTACATTTGAGTTCTGAATTTTTATTTGCTCAACCTGTACCAAGCGTGATTCAATAGGTATGTAAATATAGCCCCAGTTTAGTTTGAATTCCATTACCATAGGGACGGGCCAGGGTTAGTGCGGAATGTCCCGATTTGGTAGGATTTTCAGAATTACAAAAAATACTTACGTTTGAATTTGCGGTCGCAATAGCATTTGCCTTTTCGTCCTCTTCAGTGAATGCTGGAAGCAGATCTTCTCGGCCATGATATTTGTAACAGTTGATTACTATTTTTCGTAGGGCATGTGTCCAACTTATCTGTACGGATAAAGGTGATAAAGGGTCATTTTCTCTATGATACAACACAACAATTTAGAATCACTCACTTTCTGTTTTTCTTCTTCGGTTCGCGCATCCATGCGAACGTTTGCCCATGGTAATTCCTTCGGCCACCAGGCCGGACGTGTCGAATCCCGGCCCCAACCGGGCTTACCCCGTCCGGTCGAATACTTCAACATCAGAGGAATAAATGCCCGCAATTGGGCTTGGGTCATTTTCTCCACCGGTGTTGGGATTCCGTCTATGATCAGCGGTGGTAATTCGAACAGCGACGGATCGTCCTGTACGCGTGGAGGTGCCTGTGCTGCTAGTGCTTCATCTAATTTGTCCATCACATTCGAGCGTAGGTTCTTAAGCACGTCCTCCAGCGGTTTAGCACCAAACactttgaaaatattgttcGGCTTACCCGGAGTTGCCACCAGAACCACCGCCTGCTGACCGACGCGGGTTGCATACTCAAAAATTGTTTGCTAGAGTGATGTAAACATGGCTTTTATTTCACCGCCGCCTGGATGGCTTTCAGAATTATTCATAGAAAACAACGACAACACTTACCCTTAGTTTCCGTAGCAACCGGTTCTGCTGTCGCTTCCGGATGGAAGGGTTTGTTTCGAACGAATGGGGACGCTTCTTTTTCTTCGAAGATGTGATTGCTGCGGCCGCGGCCACTCCGACAACACCGGCTGCGACCAGCTGGGCCGTAACCTCATTTTCCATGGCTACATTGATCAGGTTGGTTCCGTCGTCATATGCACTGCCAGGGCTACTGGGATCACCGTCATCGTCATCGTCGGATGCTCCGGTTATATTATCGTCTTCGATAAGTTCCATTGCCTCCACCGAGTTCATGTTATCCAGCCCGCTTGTGCTCAGCGACTATCTGCAGAAGGGAAACGAAACGTGCTCGCTTTTAGCTGCGTGATACAATCAAACTGCGCGAGCCATATCAGACCCCTGCGTGTGCAGGATAAAATATAAAGGATATTATGTATATAAGCTAGGAAACACTAGGGGAAAATATCTTCGGCGCCTGTGATTCAAGTGCTGTACGCCAGAGCGAGTGATATTCCCCCTTCACCAAAGCAGGCGTTTGTACAAAAGCAGGCATAAATAAGTAAATTTATGCTCTATGTTTTGCTCGACTGCTACGTTAGAGCAAGCAGGCAAGTGATGAGATTATGGCTCTTTAAATTTCAACCTGTCCCTGTTATTCGCCCATGCTTTATCTGTGTTTACCACACGCGTTCATTCACTTCCACAACCTCCTGCTTGGGTGGTGGGAGGCAAGATTACGACCCTTCTGTTATATTTTATTCAGCATGAAATTTGTTATCTTTTGATTTTTCCTAACCCATTTGAATAAAGAACTATGCCTTCATGTACGCAACATGAAAAAAATgtgcatttttgaaaatttcggtataattttcatcgcatTTCGACTCACTAACACATGCACATATGGTTGTCATTTTAAGATGCAGTacttggaaaaaaattgatgtGAAAAATTTTACACAGAACACTGATGCTTCAAAGGCgaccacagaaaaaaaaatccactttcACCAGTTCTCTCAAACGGAACATCGTTCCGTGGCCGTAAACCAGGCCATCCTTACATTTTGCAGCATACGGcactttcggtttttttttatgcgaccgGAGGGTGGCAAAGTCCCCCATCTTGGTGAGCGATAAAATTTTCGCTGCCCATTTGTGGCCAATTCGTGAATTCCGAATTGGCGGAACCGACCATACGCGACACCAAAACACACGTTTGTTTACAAAATTCGCCCGCGTTCTGCACGGAATTTACGGAGTCGGAGCGCGGCATCGAGAGCGATTGAGCGCATTatcagaaaaatgttccgagtttgcCCTTTTCCTACAAAACACAACATTATTGCTGAGCAAGCCCAGTTAAATTTTCGCGTTACGCACCTGcgtgatgtttacaaaaatagAAATCATCCACCAGCGAAGCACAGTGACAACAATTTACCGATAAATACTATTACTTACCGATTTCTGCACAAATTCACTGCAAATTATGCTTTTTGTCGTAAAGACGAAAATTTTCACCTCCTGAGCACTCTTTGCGATGGCCGACGCCAGTATCGATTTTTCCAAGGTCCATCTGACGGAGGGTGAAAATGCGCTATGCTCAATGTGTTGTAGAAGTTTTCGTAGCGGGTGAGTGCGAGGGGCTTCAATTTCGTGACGTCACCCCAGCCGGTTTCGCTTGTTTTTACACGTTTTCATACATCAGGATTCCACAGAAATTTTAGTATGAATACTTTGCTTGAATTGGCGAATAATGAGGATTCTGgatatgatttttttgtattattcaAGCAGTTTTAGATTAGTATTATTCTCTGACGTCACACCAAGGTGAATACATGCAAGCATTTTATGCTATAGTTGCCTTGCACACGAATGGGAATCATGAATGATGCGGGGTGCGTTCACTGACAAACTGACAATCGAGCGGTACTGTGTGTGCGTGTGATTTCGTGTTGATGTTCATTCATATTCTTCATCCGTTCAACTTGGCAAACAGAAAGAAACGAAATGTCAACCATGTTGAATGAATGGTAAAAGTGTACGGCTTGCCGGGCATGGATAATTTCATTCTTACTATCTCTCCAGTTATGAATTTCCAATAAGATTTTTCTATGCTAAATGGTTCGAAGGTTCGTAATCACTGATTCAATAATTATTTATTCtgatttatttttgcatttgagTTTATACTGCTCTACATGGAAATTTAATTCATGTGCGGTTTGTGTATGTTTTTTTGAATGTCAAAACAAATTTATGTTTCAGTTGTCTTTACAAAACCGCAAATCTACATTAGAATAAATTTCTGCGTTTAAATAAATAATCGAGCTATATGTAGGAATACAATTAAAACTATAGCAAAGTAAAGCCAAATTTTTCAGATTAAACAACAATTGAGCAGATTTGTCATTCATTATCATTATAGAATGAGGACTGATGTCTGATTTCAATACATTGACTCATAGGATAAGGTGTAACAttgtactttttttttcgaatttccaCGTCTTTATAGCAGAAGTATTGCATACTAATTTTGCACCTCGACTAATGAGATTCACTTAAGGCCAAGTTCCaccgaaaaatttttcaaaaaattgaaaaaaatccgtAGATTGCTAGAGAATACTCGTAGAAATGGTATAGAATTAGTCCCGAAGGATCGCGTGTGTGTGTTCGGATGAGCCCCAattttttgtccggtttagtcaatcacagaaaataaacgaaataaacTCTCGAAAACAATTCAGACCGTTGCACAgtagtccaaaactggaaaaagacggtcaaaagtctttactgactttcactgatttttatggggcgggtagggtctaacacttttgaaaaatcatttattattttctttctgttttctgatagtaaaacatttcaagaatattctgtaaaaatttgaagcctatcggaacaaaactcagtaagttatgggcctttatctatggctatctcattctacgaagaagcaagagctcggcgcacaggcccaagatttctgcttcgattgacttaaaaacttgataaaacattctcgaaatgtttcattataacaaaatatggctatttgagaatgttagagcctacgtgctcccttgagtaattaattgttttcttcgaatttatggacaataaactttaaacgcgtttttctcgaaagcagatttgaaagtccgtgtccatcgtcattcaaaaactactgcaccatttttttcaaattttacacactttctacatataaaaaaccagaccgtttccttttcgttgtttgttactatggggaggttttacagctacaaaatggccgatTTTTCGTGAGAAATCGTAGTTCTGAATTTAAACAactaccaaaaattaaaaaaattaaaaaaaaatcaaatagaaacgttggggtctaaaaATGCTCTAACTATGTTGCTTTGAtatattcacttctgattagtctgcactgAGACACAGTGGACTCACTATTTTAccacgaaaaaatgacaaaatgttgttcgaatgttgctttttattatacaaaatatttgaatttattttgttctgaaaaaatatccaaaaatgatgatttagaCCCTGAAGGTTGGTTTTGAGCACCGTTTTTTTGGGTCGTTTTTCTTAGtacggttttctttcatatgcatgatcgaaatcattgaggCACAAAGAACAAtcctatgcgaactaacttgtctgcgaattgttattatgtcatattagagaatatctgcaaaagtggcatccctgaatgtaccttagcctactaagtgagaggtaagatttcttattgacaatggcttaTTCAATCTGCTAAGTTATAGTAAGGATAGttacacatttggaagaacaAACAAacgctcatgcacacatttcttctcatttataaatcgctcttcaagagccgaagatacgttcagctcgtagcatgtttccaccttaccagcagggatgccaggtcattttgtcaaaaatctgtgatcaagccaaaaacctgtctgtgcagaatctgtgcacgtttccccgttttcataatagctgatcggaatcattttggtaagcaaaaatctgtgatcgatttcagaatctgtgtaaatctgtgaccattttcagaaatctttgAAGGTAagtaaaaggttgaaaatctgtgaacctggcatccctgcttaccagtgcggtgaactggtgacctgcggttcttttaaaaagagctgtgagctatcagctcattTTAAAGATTCTATTCACttgaatagctcaggagcgaattgcccatctctacgctcactgcaaaagtgagatatggccatagtgaaaatgagtcacacgaatagtgctcaggaaaacattggaaaacattggaaaataaattggattaggcatatattttcctataagtattgtaaaagtttgctgcattaagttgcatatttcgcttcggtacaaggtttcctaggttagAATAGATaaaaccttcaacaaaaatatgggattctttattttcttcaattattccaaacaaagtatgcataaaaaataactcgaaacaagttctgaataaaaaactgaaactctcttcagaaaaaaaagttatggttacattttttttcaaagtaggccatgaacaattagggatagaattaaattacgcggtatatatttgtaaataatttcttaaaagctagTTGCATTAAAAgtacggtttggcagctactgatttatgtccacgtttttattgattcgaaccactgtgcgtcgttaCGATGCTTAGAAATTCATGATCACGATTGACATCAAACTGACTCAGCTTTATCCAGCCAACTGAAAGCGCgattacaaagtcaatccattgGTCGAAAAAATGGCTAGTTTTTAAGATATTCaagctgtccggtttaaccTCGTGTCCGGTCTAGCTCCGATCTCCCCTAATAATTCAATATTCAGAGTGAACAAATATTCAGAGTGAGATGACACACTTATCTACCATAAGTACTTCATAGAGATAGTGTTACTAAAGTGaaatataaaaaacctgttttaatccacatagtggtgtaatgatgcctttctcatatcaatcataccatcatatataatactgtgatattcttcaaaataattttcttcgattccttaaaaggataaccgaaatcggtttgtttgaccgtctactgataaaaattattaattggagaagatttgaggtcgatttagaaaactttttacggtcgaatccagatgaaattcaggaattacgtatggaaccacaggaccttttatttgaacctaagtttatgaaaatcggtcgcaccatctatgagaaaagctagacattttgcgtactcgacgaattgagtcgaatggtatatgacactcggcccaccggttcaaaagtcggttttcacagtgattgcataacctttctatatgagaaaggcaaaaacaacgaTTTTCTTATTTCTCTTCATTTTACGATTCATAAACCAATTTTTGGAGAATAACAATGAAGTAATAATTAATTCATGAACAATCGCTTTGGTCCTGCACATGTTTGTTCAATTATTATGTTTACTTTTGAAATATATATGAGATATTCTGGTGAAACGTGTGAAGGAATATTTCCGTCCGTGAACGGAactgtgccggcactgaaccggatcggaaaggtttgaatagaCCTTAAATGCGACACTATGTTAGATATTTCTTTTGTTCAGAGCATTTAGTACCTTCTCTTTAAAACTATGATTATAGCTTCATCATAGTAGGCGATGAAGTTATATTAACAGCTCGCCAATTATACACTATTTCCACTATTTTCTAACCATGATTTTTACATTCTCACATTCAAAAACACACACTTTAAATCGACTTTTCCACTTAGTTTTCAGGTCGTATACAACACAAATATTGAACGAACTTTGTGATTTGTTTGTAAAGTTTGGATCGAGCATTCATCGGGCTGCACTCCGAAgaatgctcattgatgtttctgtcgttagttatggcgttttcgtttttaatttgcactacaccggtgcagtgctacactgaggcatgaataaacgtataaaaatgacgaaaacataaacagtaaccattgcctacaataaacgattccattgcacagagctacaccaaacttttgatgagtgctacaccagtggtatcggtgcagaaaaagtgtagcactggtgtagtgcgatttgtaaaaacgaacggtttcagtgcagctttcgctacatcagtgtagtgcaatttaaaaacgaaaacgacactaGTCGATAGAACTGTTCCAATTACTACGTTGTGACATACTATTTAATAATGTTTCGGAACTTCAGAAGAACTATAAGTTAAGTGGTACATTCTGCTGGATTTCAGATCTTTTGAGCTGATTTCGTTGCAATTAATACAAAAGAAATCCGCCTATCTCTCATGATGTTCGACAATTGCAACTGCATTCTTCAATTAGCGTCTACTTCCAACTGGCTGGAAATATACTGAAAATTATTTACTACTTGAAACAAGTAGAAATTTAATCTTCTGGCAAATCGGCTCTGACACAATCTTTCTGATGAGATTCGAAAACAAACTTCAGTTACTACAAAAACGTTATAACAAATGTTCTATTGAAGGGCAAAAAATTAACTTTGTATCTTTTGAAGAAATCGTTGAACGAAGCaattccagcatttatttctaACGGCTAACAACATCACGACCGTCTTCAACATTCAATTAcgtttatttaacatcactattcgaaatttttgaagaatttgcaTGATCAATAATTTAATGGGAGATTCTACTTCACTTATATTATTCATGTAATAAATATTCAAGCCGAGATATTTTTACACTTTGCTCAATACCAGTAGTTCACTTAATTACAACGGCGAGAATTTCCAAACTAATTTCAAAAACTGAACATTCCACGGCATTCGAGATTTCTCTGTTTCGATGTATTACTACCACAATATTGCCCTTCACTAGGCAGCTAGCTGTTTCTAACATTAGCTAGATGTCCCAATGAATGGCCGAATTGTAGTTTGGATTCTGCTGAACCTTCCTTGGGGGTGACAATCGATAGGCAACTGTTCGGAATCAAACGGTTACGTATCTTTTTATATCTCGTAAGGATTTGGCAGTTGTTTTCCGAAGGGCCGTTCAACGCCGCGGTTGTCGCACTACTGATTAGTTATGCAAATTACCATGCACTGACCACAACCTCACACCAATCGGTTCGAAGCATATTTcactgaaaacgacagagaaaaaaaatcttctctaTCACAGGAAATTCTTGTCTGATAAATATTCCTTATGACCACATGTGCATCATGGCGAGTTGATTCTTCTTTCGCATTCGTTGATAACGGCGGACCGCCATCGCTGCCACTGAGCCCGGGTGTTGGCTTATTTTATCTGAAAATGTGTAAGAAAGAATGAAACGATCATAACTGTGAAACTTGTACACTTTCTTATCATGGCTAAGAACATATAATATGGGGTTTAGGTTCTCCCTGAAAACGGTGTTTGCGTTGTCATACATGTCGCGAAACGCGAAACTATTgggaaatcaaaattttcgtaAAGGCTGATAAAAGTGTTTTGTCCAGCACATTGCTCCCATTTTGCCCGCATTCGATAGTTATTCTTGACTGCCCAGAATTTATCGATCAGTACTTCATTAGCTTGGCGACAAAATCGATCCTGTTGGCAGCATATCACCTTTGAGTAGTGGAAGTTGGTAAAATCAGACCAGAAAAGTGGCTCTGCCCTTGGTTCAAATGGTTCCGTTTCTAGGCCACAACTGCAAATCGCGTGCCGAATCATGGCCGTTTTCGTGAATTTATAGGCAAacacaaatttgaaacaaacaTCCCCACGTCCAGTAGCGGTGGAAAAATTTTGTCCGGGAAGCTGCCCAAAATCGAGTTTGTCGTATGTTTCGTTAATGATCAAAGTGCAGCCCTTTGTTTCGTTAAAACACGATCGTACGCCAAGATGTTCCGTACcgtttgaaagttgccgttgtATCTTCTGGCCGCAACTCGGATTGAAACACCGAGGTTGACTGAAACCAAAGACAtcgtattaacaagatatccagctctcacatttcccgaacaaatcattggcaacatcctttttcgcgACCATGccaccctcaggcgagtccgcatcgaatctcgtgcaTAGaaataggggagagaaatgtcaaattcgtgcgcaccaaaatagcagggctgcgcacccatacaattgacatgatttgttgaatgtgttgccgcgcgatggcgttgctggactgaagattgattttgcTCCAAgttgacagggtctgcttaaaCGCACCTCACCATCTTGTTGCGCAGCTGATGATTACTGATACTAATTTTTTTCGTAGGCCCGCTGATTCCTTTGCTTAGTCTGGGGTTTCTTTTAGGTTTTGAGCACTCGACAAACTGTTGTTTTCAACACTTTAGCCAGCTTGGAATAGGACCACTCTGGATTTTTCAGGTTTGTGCACGTTGATGCCTTACTTACTATACGGGAGGCCGACGACTCGTTATTTTCTTCAATAGATGTTACGGAGTTGAAGATTTGAGTAGGTAAGAGGTCTAGTATTCGCCCTAAGCTAGCGATACAATCATGGGAGAAGTTGAAACTAAAAAAGAAAAGTTGGTTTTCGtcaaaacaaaatgaaacaaaaattataGCAATCACACTGACTGCATCAGTTGGGGGTCCGCgaagtattatttttatgtaGTTATTATTGTTTATTAGAGACTGCTAGAGtgtaaattttatgtaaaattatCGAATTGTTTCTGAAATATGGTTGGTCAAAGTGGGACATGTTGTTTTCGTAGAGGCCATCGGGCGCATTGTATACCCAAGCGTGCCACCCACCGGGTTCGCATGATCCGGGGGTGTTAatgtaatactatgttcacactttgagttaaaacaagttttaactctgatttcatgttttaagtgaaacgtcacattaaaacatgttttcccgaaataaaatggtataattgtcagtaatgcacaaccctgctagcattttccttcacttttcgactcttccaattgacaagctgttcaacaacagcagttttccatcaaagtagccatgtaatcataatacaACAAAACTGAAACCAACGTTGCcatgtataccgatttctcggtatttatacagatttttgacttcgcataaaaaaatcgcataactctgaaacttcgcattaaaaaaaaccgcataactctgaaaattcgcataaaaaagaccttagtgtattgatgtaaaatactcacCAATTTTCGCGGATGGTCGAATAAACACCACTTTTTTagcatgaatatttcaaattacaacttatatcaaacaatagggggtcgatttctagagctCGTCCATCCCTATagttagttttcgtttacgtcgacccccgcaaaaaggatatcgaccccaaggggtctatatcgaccactttgggaacccctgcgtTAAAGCCTACTTCACAACACCCCTCTCACACCCCTAAAGGACTTAGGGTTTCATAGTTActgaaatttattcagatttgatttccggttccggattttcATGCTGATGAGTATGGTTTTGTAAGTGACAACAGAAGATagaaactaaatttttaaagcTGAACAGAAAATTATACTTATTTTTCTAACATAGTAGTTTTCCGACTTTTGGCTcctgaagtaccggaaatagtcgaaaactacAAAAAGGAACTCACGTTCAGtttaagttttctcaagcgaaaacgacattaaagattgtcccaggaagtatggacgcaaccaaaaaccgctggcatttcgcaatggttcagaatctgtcaatttttatggctgcgtcctgctgtttacactcttctctaaccacttttgcagttttcattagtgtgtttcgaaatgcgtggactttcagcagaacaacgtcgaaaaattgtgtacaaatggtgcacagaacgcggactgtcactgagaaagatagcaaaaatggaaggagtaagtgaaaaagccgtgcgaaatgcaagttcggtgaggataacacctttgaggataaactgaaaacgggtcgagaaaaggtcctgctaacccttagttggataatcgtatactgaaggtgttcgagcacaaaaaggaggtttcagttcgggatgtgaccataaaagtgggcacttcgaagtcaaatgttcttcgtgctaaagaacgtttgaatcttcgaacctataagaagcagaaacaaccaaaacgtagtccgaaacaagaagcatcgatcaggccgagggctcgaaagctgtacaatacgattctagctggaaatttgaactgcataatcatggacgacga
This genomic window contains:
- the LOC131427872 gene encoding DNA-binding protein Ewg isoform X2 codes for the protein MNSVEAMELIEDDNITGASDDDDDGDPSSPGSAYDDGTNLINVAMENEVTAQLVAAGVVGVAAAAAITSSKKKKRPHSFETNPSIRKRQQNRLLRKLRQTIFEYATRVGQQAVVLVATPGKPNNIFKVFGAKPLEDVLKNLRSNVMDKLDEALAAQAPPRVQDDPSLFELPPLIIDGIPTPVEKMTQAQLRAFIPLMLKYSTGRGKPGWGRDSTRPAWWPKELPWANVRMDARTEEEKQKISWTHALRKIVINCYKYHGREDLLPAFTEEDEKANAIATANSNVEQIKIQNSNVITTTTGGNSIASSSNTGQHIVIQHQPSGTITTSVPQTQIIKEISDGTIQIQTQSSPTQTLNAQYTHTVLQTIQNADGTMSIIQVDPNNPIITLPDGTTAQVQGIATLQAQGDNGVHTIQTISDGQGESMSVDLTEATLGQDGQLIITGEDGQEYSYSGFPVNVSGMITVPVSAQMYQTMVANIQQLPNGDGTVCITPMQVHSPNSTVNMNGRATVATQNVTLSASHTGNSNQMTTNQYPNNNSCNSSSQKRPRTVQNSTDVNSVDVVTTKSEVDEQMLNQLLVSNQSKKHSVISNNNNSNSTNNNTIKINLSKEAAELASQKSILPPGIVIQLNSNLLNAKDLLSENLSAAIEKQVQLVKQELVDAQLSNSSKSTTPRSRSPSAMDEDD
- the LOC131427872 gene encoding DNA-binding protein P3A2 isoform X1; translation: MNSVEAMELIEDDNITGASDDDDDGDPSSPGSAYDDGTNLINVAMENEVTAQLVAAGVVGVAAAAAITSSKKKKRPHSFETNPSIRKRQQNRLLRKLRQTIFEYATRVGQQAVVLVATPGKPNNIFKVFGAKPLEDVLKNLRSNVMDKLDEALAAQAPPRVQDDPSLFELPPLIIDGIPTPVEKMTQAQLRAFIPLMLKYSTGRGKPGWGRDSTRPAWWPKELPWANVRMDARTEEEKQKISWTHALRKIVINCYKYHGREDLLPAFTEEDEKANAIATANSNVEQIKIQNSNVITTTTGGNSIASSSNTGQHIVIQHQPSGTITTSVPQTQIIKEISDGTIQIQTQSSPTQTLNAQVCLDSMALSDVDYTHTVLQTIQNADGTMSIIQVDPNNPIITLPDGTTAQVQGIATLQAQGDNGVHTIQTISDGQGESMSVDLTEATLGQDGQLIITGEDGQEYSYSGFPVNVSGMITVPVSAQMYQTMVANIQQLPNGDGTVCITPMQVHSPNSTVNMNGRATVATQNVTLSASHTGNSNQMTTNQYPNNNSCNSSSQKRPRTVQNSTDVNSVDVVTTKSEVDEQMLNQLLVSNQSKKHSVISNNNNSNSTNNNTIKINLSKEAAELASQKSILPPGIVIQLNSNLLNAKDLLSENLSAAIEKQVQLVKQELVDAQLSNSSKSTTPRSRSPSAMDEDD
- the LOC131427872 gene encoding DNA-binding protein Ewg isoform X4 encodes the protein MNSVEAMELIEDDNITGASDDDDDGDPSSPGSAYDDGTNLINVAMENEVTAQLVAAGVVGVAAAAAITSSKKKKRPHSFETNPSIRKRQQNRLLRKLRQTIFEYATRVGQQAVVLVATPGKPNNIFKVFGAKPLEDVLKNLRSNVMDKLDEALAAQAPPRVQDDPSLFELPPLIIDGIPTPVEKMTQAQLRAFIPLMLKYSTGRGKPGWGRDSTRPAWWPKELPWANVRMDARTEEEKQKISWTHALRKIVINCYKYHGREDLLPAFTEEDEKANAIATANSNVEQIKIQNSNVITTTTGGNSIASSSNTGQHIVIQHQPSGTITTSVPQTQIIKEISDGTIQIQTQSSPTQTLNAQVCLDSMALSDVDYTHTVLQTIQNADGTMSIIQVDPNNPIITLPDGTTAQVQGIATLQAQGDNGVHTIQTISDGQGESMSVDLTEATLGQDGQLIITGEDGQEYSYSGFPVNVSGMITVPVSAQMYQTMVANIQQLPNGDGTVCITPMQMCDLVENGETMETITVGPGMHQMMIQGAPGTEPQVLQVLSLKDASVLTKAMATIGELKNDETTIIEH
- the LOC131427872 gene encoding DNA-binding protein Ewg isoform X5 produces the protein MNSVEAMELIEDDNITGASDDDDDGDPSSPGSAYDDGTNLINVAMENEVTAQLVAAGVVGVAAAAAITSSKKKKRPHSFETNPSIRKRQQNRLLRKLRQTIFEYATRVGQQAVVLVATPGKPNNIFKVFGAKPLEDVLKNLRSNVMDKLDEALAAQAPPRVQDDPSLFELPPLIIDGIPTPVEKMTQAQLRAFIPLMLKYSTGRGKPGWGRDSTRPAWWPKELPWANVRMDARTEEEKQKISWTHALRKIVINCYKYHGREDLLPAFTEEDEKANAIATANSNVEQIKIQNSNVITTTTGGNSIASSSNTGQHIVIQHQPSGTITTSVPQTQIIKEISDGTIQIQTQSSPTQTLNAQVCLDSMALSDVDYTHTVLQTIQNADGTMSIIQVDPNNPIITLPDGTTAQVQGIATLQAQGDNGVHTIQTISDGQGESMSVDLTEATLGQDGQLIITGEDGQEYSYSGFPVNVSGMITVPVSAQMYQTMVANIQQLPNGDGTVCITPMQVENGETMETITVGPGMHQMMIQGAPGTEPQVLQVLSLKDASVLTKAMATIGELKNDETTIIEH